A genomic stretch from Bacillus sp. N1-1 includes:
- a CDS encoding NfeD family protein — protein sequence MEILSLPAVGFLVVLLSVLFLFGELLVRVKGIFGLIGILILTFYFSYHLTSLSSMVWMGLVFAVGLGLVILDGKLLNDGTFGLIGLAMMVTAVAIPSPTFLYGLLVSSGFLIGTAASFLFLRVFPARSMWTKMTLKDRLSSEMGYNSMNVEYKKLVGETAIALTPFRPSGTIEMNDKKYSAISAGSWIDKDTVVVVTSVDGTRIVVEEKKEESKRHPI from the coding sequence ATGGAAATCCTATCTTTGCCTGCAGTTGGTTTTCTTGTTGTCTTACTTAGCGTGCTTTTCTTATTCGGAGAGTTGCTTGTTCGAGTAAAAGGGATTTTTGGATTGATTGGAATCCTGATCCTTACATTCTATTTCAGTTACCATTTAACATCATTATCATCTATGGTTTGGATGGGTCTTGTGTTTGCGGTTGGTCTTGGATTAGTTATTCTAGACGGAAAATTATTAAATGACGGAACGTTTGGCCTGATTGGATTAGCAATGATGGTAACGGCAGTTGCTATACCTTCCCCAACTTTTCTGTATGGACTGCTTGTTTCAAGTGGATTTTTAATTGGTACTGCGGCGTCTTTTCTATTTTTAAGAGTATTTCCTGCCAGGTCCATGTGGACGAAGATGACGTTAAAAGATCGTCTTAGTAGTGAAATGGGGTACAACTCGATGAATGTGGAGTATAAAAAATTAGTTGGAGAAACAGCCATCGCCCTTACTCCGTTTCGACCGAGTGGGACAATTGAAATGAACGATAAAAAGTATAGCGCGATTTCAGCAGGAAGCTGGATCGATAAGGATACGGTAGTTGTGGTGACCTCGGTTGATGGAACGCGCATTGTAGTAGAAGAAAAGAAAGAAGAAAGTAAACGTCATCCGATATAA
- the ispG gene encoding flavodoxin-dependent (E)-4-hydroxy-3-methylbut-2-enyl-diphosphate synthase codes for MNEITHRSKTRPVKVGPLTIGGNNEVIIQSMTTTKTHDVEATVAEINRLEEAGCQIVRVACPDDRAADAIPEIKKRINIPLVVDIHFNYKLALKAIEGGADKIRINPGNIGRREKVEAVVKAAKEKGIPIRIGVNAGSLERKILEKYGYPTAEGMLESALHHIKILEDLDFYDIIVSMKASDVQLATEAYELAARSFDYPLHLGITESGTLFAGTVKSAAGLGVILSKGIGNTARISLSADPVEEVKVARELLKSFGLAANAATLISCPTCGRIEIDLISIANEVEEYISTIKAPIKVAVLGCAVNGPGEAREADIGIAGARGEGLLFRHGEIIRKVPEETMVEELKKEVDKIAEEHYKKMAEEKEKAEANS; via the coding sequence ATGAATGAAATTACCCACCGTAGTAAAACAAGACCGGTTAAAGTAGGTCCTTTAACGATAGGCGGTAACAATGAAGTTATTATTCAAAGTATGACAACCACTAAAACGCACGATGTGGAAGCAACAGTTGCTGAAATTAATCGTCTAGAGGAAGCTGGTTGTCAAATCGTACGTGTTGCTTGTCCAGATGACCGAGCTGCAGATGCGATTCCAGAAATCAAAAAAAGAATCAATATTCCACTTGTCGTTGACATCCATTTCAATTACAAGCTTGCCCTTAAAGCAATTGAAGGTGGAGCTGACAAGATTCGAATTAACCCAGGTAACATTGGGCGTCGTGAAAAAGTGGAGGCAGTTGTAAAGGCAGCTAAAGAAAAAGGTATCCCCATTCGTATTGGGGTAAACGCTGGTTCACTAGAGCGTAAAATCCTTGAGAAATATGGATACCCAACGGCTGAAGGTATGCTTGAAAGTGCCCTTCACCACATTAAAATTCTTGAAGACCTTGATTTCTACGATATCATTGTCTCAATGAAAGCATCTGATGTACAACTTGCTACAGAAGCTTATGAGCTCGCAGCTCGCTCATTCGATTATCCATTACACCTTGGGATCACAGAATCTGGAACGCTATTTGCAGGTACAGTTAAAAGTGCGGCTGGATTAGGTGTTATTCTTTCTAAAGGTATTGGAAATACGGCACGTATCTCTCTAAGTGCTGACCCTGTTGAAGAAGTTAAAGTAGCTAGAGAACTTCTTAAATCATTTGGTCTCGCTGCGAACGCTGCAACATTAATTTCTTGCCCAACATGTGGACGGATTGAAATTGATTTAATTTCGATTGCAAATGAAGTTGAAGAGTATATTTCAACGATCAAAGCACCAATTAAAGTAGCTGTGCTTGGCTGTGCCGTAAACGGCCCTGGGGAAGCACGTGAAGCTGATATTGGTATTGCAGGCGCTAGAGGTGAAGGTCTTCTCTTCCGTCACGGAGAAATCATCCGCAAGGTTCCTGAAGAAACAATGGTAGAAGAATTGAAGAAAGAAGTAGATAAAATAGCAGAAGAACACTACAAGAAAATGGCAGAAGAAAAAGAGAAAGCGGAAGCTAACTCTTAA
- a CDS encoding DUF4190 domain-containing protein: MTEDRQDEDLDLIEEREVRAEEDYYEEAAAEVAPGVMDRPYLQSPENERPTSEEHHEHFEAKRQEQEKTGVGIGVAALALSVISLFILPVILGAAGIVVGFVARRKGLTTLGSWAIGVGAASMIISLFFAPFF; the protein is encoded by the coding sequence ATGACAGAAGACAGACAAGATGAGGATCTGGACCTAATCGAGGAGCGAGAGGTACGCGCTGAAGAGGATTATTATGAAGAAGCAGCAGCGGAAGTAGCTCCCGGTGTAATGGACCGCCCTTATTTACAGTCACCTGAAAATGAACGTCCAACTTCTGAAGAGCATCATGAACACTTTGAAGCTAAAAGACAGGAACAAGAAAAAACAGGAGTAGGTATTGGTGTAGCAGCGCTTGCTCTATCCGTTATTTCTTTGTTCATTCTTCCCGTCATTCTTGGAGCAGCGGGAATTGTCGTAGGATTTGTTGCTAGGAGAAAGGGACTGACAACGCTTGGATCATGGGCGATAGGTGTCGGTGCCGCTTCAATGATCATCAGCTTATTCTTCGCACCGTTCTTTTAG
- a CDS encoding Fur family transcriptional regulator has protein sequence MNVSTALRILKEQGYKYTEKREDLVTLFAKEKRYLSARDVLNHMQRSYPGMSVDTIYRNLTLFTDLAILEETEWNGEKRYRLSCATQSHHHHLICLDCGKTRHIDSCPMEAIPVGDTGFEVTGHKFEVYGRCDECQAH, from the coding sequence ATGAATGTCTCTACAGCATTGCGTATTTTAAAAGAGCAAGGCTATAAATATACTGAGAAGCGCGAAGATCTTGTGACGTTATTTGCTAAAGAGAAGAGGTATCTCTCCGCGAGGGATGTACTGAATCATATGCAGAGAAGTTATCCTGGGATGAGCGTAGATACGATTTACCGAAATTTGACGCTATTTACCGACCTGGCTATTTTAGAAGAGACGGAGTGGAATGGTGAAAAGCGCTATCGACTTAGCTGTGCAACACAAAGTCATCATCATCATCTCATTTGCCTGGACTGCGGAAAAACACGTCATATTGATTCTTGTCCTATGGAAGCTATTCCAGTGGGGGATACAGGGTTTGAAGTAACTGGTCATAAATTTGAGGTGTATGGACGCTGTGACGAATGTCAAGCACATTAA